In Arthrobacter sp. CDRTa11, one DNA window encodes the following:
- a CDS encoding helix-turn-helix transcriptional regulator has translation MSKATILLTLTETADHLRKSPAQLRWMIHSGTAPKSALIGGRRMFRESDVLDYINRAFGDAA, from the coding sequence ATGAGCAAAGCAACCATCCTGCTCACACTGACAGAAACGGCGGATCATTTGCGCAAGTCGCCGGCTCAACTTCGCTGGATGATCCACAGTGGCACGGCGCCGAAATCGGCCCTAATAGGGGGACGCCGGATGTTTCGGGAGTCTGACGTACTCGACTACATCAACCGGGCGTTCGGGGACGCGGCCTGA
- a CDS encoding helix-turn-helix domain-containing protein yields MTAQQQVHQAEEAQFVENVQRLREAKGWSQGELARRMAADGWDGFHQTTISRIEKGQRPVRLAEARALAKVLGSQVGVMMAPPLESSILENLATSIGLMRRSRSRIWAEVDVIDRLKTSLMTEIAQVETIPKAEWERLGLWETIAELVVQASHMQKWSAQSILTEGMDVSDGIDPEA; encoded by the coding sequence ATGACGGCACAGCAGCAGGTACATCAGGCCGAAGAGGCTCAGTTCGTAGAAAACGTGCAACGCCTTCGTGAGGCCAAGGGTTGGTCACAAGGAGAGCTTGCCCGGCGCATGGCAGCAGACGGGTGGGACGGCTTCCATCAGACGACTATCAGCCGAATCGAAAAAGGCCAGCGGCCCGTCAGGTTGGCTGAGGCGCGGGCACTGGCCAAGGTTCTGGGAAGCCAGGTCGGCGTCATGATGGCTCCCCCACTGGAGTCTTCCATTCTGGAAAACCTCGCCACGAGCATTGGTCTTATGCGGCGCTCACGGTCCCGGATCTGGGCCGAGGTTGATGTCATCGACAGGCTCAAAACGAGCTTGATGACAGAAATTGCTCAGGTCGAAACGATTCCTAAGGCGGAATGGGAGCGCTTGGGCCTGTGGGAGACGATTGCAGAACTAGTTGTTCAGGCCAGCCACATGCAGAAATGGTCCGCTCAATCCATTTTGACCGAAGGGATGGACGTATCAGATGGCATCGATCCAGAAGCGTGA
- a CDS encoding tyrosine-type recombinase/integrase: MASIQKRDNGSWRARYRDDSGKEHARHFPRKIDAQKWLDEVTSSVVTGSYVDPKLGRVTLNSFFAEWSQRQIWAAGTAKAMSLAVRSCTFGDVEFRNLRRSHVESWVKQMTVRGLAPGTVKTRFNNVRSVLRGARNDRLLAVDPADGVSLPRARKAEHAMAIPSPCDVGKLLEAAEVQFRPFVAMCAFAGLRLGEAAAIQLTDIDFLRRTLKVQRQVQRAGKGEVAITLPKYGSERLVHIPDALVQMLAHHVQHVGVHSVHQWLFVGDGGLPPHQNTSGYWWRKTVAAAGLSNVRLHDLRHFYASGLIAAGCDVVTVQRALGHSKATTTLNTYSHLWPTAEDRTRSAAGAMMNEALSISADPVRTAGA, encoded by the coding sequence ATGGCATCGATCCAGAAGCGTGACAATGGTTCGTGGCGTGCCCGGTACCGAGATGACTCTGGCAAGGAACACGCCCGACATTTCCCACGCAAGATCGATGCCCAGAAGTGGCTTGATGAAGTAACGTCATCCGTGGTCACTGGTTCCTACGTGGATCCTAAACTGGGCCGGGTTACCCTCAATTCCTTCTTTGCGGAGTGGTCGCAGCGGCAGATATGGGCGGCAGGCACGGCCAAGGCTATGAGCTTGGCCGTGCGCTCGTGCACGTTTGGAGACGTGGAATTCCGCAACCTCAGACGCTCGCACGTTGAGTCTTGGGTGAAGCAGATGACCGTGAGAGGACTGGCGCCAGGAACGGTGAAAACGCGCTTCAACAACGTGCGCTCAGTGCTGCGTGGGGCTCGGAATGACCGGCTCCTCGCCGTGGACCCCGCTGACGGCGTCTCGCTGCCGCGTGCAAGGAAAGCTGAGCACGCGATGGCCATCCCCTCCCCCTGCGACGTGGGAAAGCTTCTGGAGGCTGCCGAGGTCCAGTTTCGGCCGTTCGTTGCAATGTGTGCCTTTGCCGGCCTGCGGCTGGGAGAGGCAGCGGCGATCCAGCTCACGGATATTGATTTCCTTCGCCGTACCCTGAAGGTTCAGCGGCAGGTGCAGAGGGCCGGTAAGGGCGAGGTTGCAATAACTCTGCCCAAATATGGTTCAGAGCGGCTTGTGCACATTCCGGATGCGCTGGTTCAAATGCTCGCCCACCATGTTCAGCATGTCGGTGTGCACAGCGTTCATCAGTGGTTATTCGTTGGAGATGGCGGACTGCCGCCCCATCAGAACACGAGTGGCTACTGGTGGCGTAAGACAGTGGCCGCTGCCGGGCTCTCTAACGTCCGATTGCATGACCTAAGGCATTTCTACGCTTCTGGTCTGATTGCGGCCGGCTGTGACGTTGTGACAGTACAAAGAGCGTTGGGACACTCCAAGGCTACAACGACCCTCAACACGTATTCGCACCTCTGGCCGACTGCGGAAGACCGCACAAGGTCTGCTGCTGGAGCCATGATGAACGAAGCTCTAAGCATTTCTGCGGACCCTGTGCGGACTGCCGGCGCCTAA
- the ychF gene encoding redox-regulated ATPase YchF produces the protein MALTIGIVGLPNVGKSTLFNALTRNQVLAANYPFATIEPNIGVVNLPDPRLKQLAEIFGSQRLLPAPVSFVDIAGIVKGASEGEGLGNKFLANIREAEAIAQVVRVFDDPDVIHVDGKVDPRSDMETINTELILADLQTIENAIPRIEKEVKIKKREAAELAAIKAAQAVLERGDTIFASIKSDKLEMEHLKELSLLTAKPFIYVFNADEGILGSPDKQDELRAMVAPADAIFLDAKLESDLVELDEEEAREMLEMNGQDESGLDQLARVGFHTLGLQTYLTAGPKETRAWTIHRGDTAPQAAGVIHTDFQRGFIKAEVVSFTDLIEAGSMAEAKSRGKVRIEGKEYVMADGDVVEFRFNV, from the coding sequence GTGGCTCTTACTATTGGCATCGTCGGCCTGCCCAACGTCGGCAAATCAACGCTCTTCAACGCACTGACCCGGAACCAGGTCCTGGCGGCGAACTATCCGTTCGCCACCATCGAACCAAATATCGGCGTCGTGAACCTTCCGGATCCCCGGCTGAAGCAGCTCGCGGAGATCTTCGGCTCCCAGCGGCTGCTGCCCGCCCCGGTGTCCTTCGTGGACATCGCCGGCATCGTCAAGGGCGCCAGCGAAGGTGAGGGCCTGGGCAACAAGTTCCTCGCCAACATCCGCGAGGCCGAGGCCATCGCCCAGGTTGTCCGCGTGTTCGATGACCCCGATGTCATCCACGTCGACGGCAAGGTTGATCCGCGCTCGGACATGGAAACCATCAACACCGAGCTGATCCTGGCTGACCTTCAGACCATCGAAAACGCCATTCCGCGGATCGAAAAAGAAGTGAAGATCAAAAAGCGTGAGGCCGCCGAATTGGCAGCCATCAAGGCGGCCCAAGCGGTGCTGGAACGTGGCGACACCATCTTTGCCTCGATCAAGAGCGACAAACTGGAGATGGAGCACCTCAAGGAGCTCAGCCTCCTGACGGCCAAGCCGTTCATCTACGTCTTCAACGCGGACGAAGGCATCCTGGGTAGCCCGGACAAGCAGGATGAGCTGCGGGCCATGGTCGCCCCGGCGGATGCCATCTTCCTCGACGCAAAACTCGAGTCCGACCTCGTGGAGCTGGACGAGGAGGAGGCCCGGGAAATGCTTGAGATGAACGGCCAGGACGAATCCGGCCTCGACCAGCTGGCACGCGTCGGGTTCCATACCCTCGGCCTGCAGACCTACCTCACTGCCGGACCCAAGGAAACACGCGCGTGGACCATCCACCGCGGTGACACCGCACCGCAGGCCGCCGGCGTTATCCATACCGACTTCCAGCGCGGCTTTATCAAGGCCGAGGTGGTGTCCTTCACCGACCTCATCGAGGCGGGATCCATGGCGGAGGCAAAGTCCCGCGGCAAGGTCCGCATCGAAGGCAAGGAATACGTCATGGCCGACGGCGACGTGGTGGAGTTCCGCTTCAACGTCTAG